A window from Citrus sinensis cultivar Valencia sweet orange chromosome 3, DVS_A1.0, whole genome shotgun sequence encodes these proteins:
- the LOC102626820 gene encoding serine/threonine-protein kinase D6PK — protein sequence MRSSHMEKVPESKALSGKLPAAVQVSHLCASSVIEVGQVSNMHGGLVREEVVRLNNVRDFKVSNTPASVRTWKGKDSLPEREEIVADTLILKGSDDFFEEAGPSSFSGVSHPAEPIDTDLMKTVYVPISQNKSDAACLMKSLSMKGPFLEDLSIRVPPKKQISAVLSPAESLVEEPSELGALSSPFSVPRASQNTENSLLPPDSEEKECVWDASLPPSGNVSPHSSIDSTGVVTAMSIVNSCASTYRSDVITSDGMLSMERNCESTKGSVRGDSLESAKTSISRASDSSGLSDDSNWSNITGSANKPHKGNDPRWKAILAIRARDGILGMSHFRLLKRLGCGDIGSVYLSELSSTRCYFAMKVMDKASLASRKKLTRAQTEREILQLLDHPFLPTLYTHFETDRFSCLVMEYCPGGDLHTLRQRQPGKHFSEYAARFYAAEVLLALEYLHMLGVVYRDLKPENVLVRDDGHIMLSDFDLSLRCAVSPTLIKTSSLDSDPSRRGPGGSFCVQPACIEPSSVCIQPACFIPRIFPQKNKKKTRKPRSELGLPSSTLPELVAEPTAARSMSFVGTHEYLAPEIIKGEGHGSAVDWWTFGIFLHELLYGKTPFKGSGNRATLFNVVGQQLRFPDSPATSYASRDLIRGLLVKEPQHRLGVKRGATEIKQHPFFEGVNWALIRCSTPPEVPRPMEAELPGKFGAVDPVGVSSSSSKKIVGTDMKSGGKYLDFEFF from the exons ATGAGGTCATCACACATGGAAAAGGTTCCAGAATCGAAGGCACTTTCTGGAAAATTGCCTGCTGCGGTCCAGGTATCTCATTTATGTGCCAGCTCAGTGATAGAGGTAGGTCAGGTATCAAATATGCATGGAGGTTTGGTGAGAGAAGAAGTGGTTCGATTGAACAATGTAAGAGACTTCAAAGTCTCAAACACCCCTGCATCTGTGAGGACATGGAAGGGAAAAGATTCTCTGCCTGAAAGAGAGGAAATTGTGGCTGATACTTTGATATTAAAAGGTAGTGATGATTTTTTTGAGGAGGCTGGCCCTAGTTCTTTCTCTGGGGTTAGTCATCCTGCAGAACCTATTGATACAGATCTAATGAAAACTGTTTACGTACCAATCAGTCAAAACAAATCTGATGCTGCCTGTCTAATGAAGAGCTTGTCTATGAAGGGACCTTTCCTTGAAGACCTTTCAATCAGGGTTCCTCCAAAGAAACAAATCTCGGCTGTTCTTTCACCAGCGGAAAGTTTGGTTGAAGAACCTAGTGAATTAGGTGCATTGTCTTCTCCATTTTCAGTTCCTCGGGCATCTCAAAATACAGAGAATTCGCTTCTTCCACCAGATTCTGAGGAGAAAGAGTGTGTGTGGGATGCTTCTCTGCCTCCAAGTGGCAATGTAAGCCCACATAGTAGCATTGACAGTACTGGTGTTGTCACTGCTATGAGCATTGTCAATAGTTGTGCCAGTACATATCGAAGTGATGTGATAACAAGTGATGGCATGCTTAGTATGGAGAGGAATTGTGAGAGTACAAAAGGAAGTGTTAGAGGAGATTCACTAGAGAGTGCAAAGACTAGTATCAGCAGAGCAAGTGATAGTAGTGGCCTTAGTGATGATAGTAATTGGAGCAATATTACTGGGAGTGCTAATAAACCTCACAAAGGAAATGATCCTCGGTGGAAGGCTATTCTAGCCATTCGAGCTCGGGATGGAATCTTGGGCATGAGTCATTTTAGATTACTCAAACGACTTGGTTGTGGTGACATTGGCAGTGTGTATCTCTCAGAGCTGAGCAGTACTCGTTGTTATTTTGCAATGAAAGTAATGGACAAGGCGTCCCTTGCAAGTCGGAAGAAATTGACTAGGGCTCAGACAGAAAGGGAGATTTTGCAGCTGTTGGACCATCCATTTCTGCCAACTCTGTACACCCATTTTGAGACTGATAGATTCTCCTGTTTGGTCATGGAATATTGCCCAGGGGGCGATTTGCATACCTTAAGGCAAAGGCAACCTGGGAAACATTTCTCCGAATATGCTGCAAg ATTTTATGCTGCAGAGGTACTGTTGGCACTTGAGTACCTCCACATGCTTGGTGTTGTCTACAGGGACTTGAAACCTGAAAATGTTCTGGTCCGTGACGATGGCCACATAATGCTCTCAGATTTTGACCTTTCTTTAAGATGTGCAGTTTCCCCAACCTTGATAAAAACCTCATCATTGGATTCTGACCCTTCAAGACGGGGACCGGGGGGTTCTTTCTGTGTTCAGCCTGCCTGTATTGAGCCCTCATCTGTATGCATACAGCCCGCCTGCTTTATTCCTCGAATATTCCCtcagaagaacaagaagaaaacaCGAAAACCTCGATCTGAGCTTGGGTTACCATCAAGTACACTTCCAGAGCTTGTTGCAGAGCCTACTGCAGCCCGTTCTATGTCTTTTGTTGGAACCCACGAGTATCTAGCCCCTGAAATTATCAAGGGAGAGGGCCACGGTAGTGCAGTTGATTGGTGGACGTTCGGTATTTTCTTGCATGAACTACTGTATGGTAAAACCCCTTTCAAAGGTTCAGGAAATCGTGCTACATTGTTCAATGTAGTTGGGCAGCAGCTGAGATTTCCAGACTCACCAGCAACAAGTTATGCTAGTCGTGATTTGATAAGAGGCTTGCTGGTGAAGGAACCACAGCACCGGCTAGGGGTGAAGAGAGGAGCAACCGAGATCAAGCAGCACCCATTCTTTGAAGGTGTGAATTGGGCTCTAATCCGGTGCAGTACACCACCAGAGGTTCCCAGACCAATGGAAGCTGAGCTTCCCGGAAAATTTGGGGCAGTTGATCCGGTTGGGGTCAGCAGCAGCAGTAGTAAAAAGATCGTAGGGACAGACATGAAGTCGGGAGGTAAATATCTGGACTTTGAGTTCTTTTAG